A stretch of Hoplias malabaricus isolate fHopMal1 chromosome 10, fHopMal1.hap1, whole genome shotgun sequence DNA encodes these proteins:
- the smad10b gene encoding LOW QUALITY PROTEIN: mothers against decapentaplegic homolog 4 (The sequence of the model RefSeq protein was modified relative to this genomic sequence to represent the inferred CDS: deleted 1 base in 1 codon), whose product MSVSSPTSSDACLSIVHSLMCHRQGGENEGFAKRAIESLVKKLKEKKDELDSLITAITTNGVHPSKCVTIQRTLDGRLQVAGRKGFPHVIYARLWRWPDLHKNELKHVKFCQYAFDLKYDNVCVNPYHYERVVSPGIVGLSLQTTASLSLPSSGRPIKEEYIHDCIQMEGPSRMPSQQDHHASDHYRQQLPPLQLSPEPHHQPPPSVTLYPSLPLSPPVSSSRMPLQGSRPEGLLQIASPPSRALASSSPPTTPTSTHPPPHTPTTQQPAVSQSEYNGSKHTQTQTSFHTTTWTGTSTASYTPVGSQQNGRSQQQAPPHHTGHFWSQHHTPASYPQPVSNHPGPEFWCSISYFEMDIQVGEMFKVLANCPMVTVDGYVDPSGGDRFCLGQLSNVHRTDASERARLHIGKGVQLECRGEGDVWMRCLSDHAVFVQSYYLDREAGRAPGDAVHKIYPGAYIKVFDLRQCHRQMQQQAATAQAAAAAQAAAVAGNIPGPGNVGGIAPAVSFSAAAGIGVDDLRRLCILRLSFVKGWGPDYPRQSIKQTPCWVEVHLHRALQLLDEVLHTMPFADPGPVN is encoded by the exons ATGTCTGTCAGCTCTCCAACTAGTAGTGATGCATGTTTGAGCATCGTTCACAGTCTGATGTGCCATCGGCAGGGTGGTGAGAATGAAGGTTTTGCCAAACGGGCCATAGAGAGCCTAGTGAAGAAGCTTAAAGAGAAGAAAGACGAGCTGGACTCCCTCATAACAGCCATCACCACCAATGGAGTCCATCCCAGCAAATGTGTGACCATCCAGAGAACGCTGGATGGCCGGTTGCAG GTGGCAGGACGAAAAGGCTTTCCTCATGTCATATACGCTCGATTATGGCGCTGGCCAGACCTACACAAAAACGAGCTCAAACATGTCAAGTTCTGCCAGTACGCCTTCGATCTCAAGTACGACAACGTGTGTGTGAACCCCTACCACTATGAACGGGTGGTGTCTCCTGGCATCG TTGGACTGAGTTTGCAGACCACAG CTTCCCTCTCCCTGCCCTCCTCTGGTAGACCCATAAAGGAGGAGTATATCCATGACTGTATACAGATGGAAGGTCCATCCAGAATGCCCTCCCAGCAGGACCATCATGCATCAGACCACTACCGCCAACAGCTGCCTCCACTCCAACTGTCACCAGAGCCCCATCATCAGCCACCTCCATCAGTGACCCTTTACCCCAGCCTGCCCCTCTCCCCACCTG taAGCAGTTCCAGAATGCCCCTGCAGGGGAGTCGTCCTGAAGGTCTACTGCAGATAGCCTCTCCACCGAGCAGGGCTTTGGCCTCCAGTTCTCCCCCCACGACacccacctccacacacccaccgccacacacacccaca acacaacaaccagCAGTCAGCCAGAGTGAATACAAcggctccaaacacacacagacacagacctCGTTTCACA CTACAACTTGGACAGGCACAAGCACTGCCTCCTACACACCTGTGGGATCCCAGCAGAATGGGCGGAGTCAGCAGCAAGCCCCTCCCCATCACACTGGTCATTTCT GGTCTCAGCATCACACGCCAGCCTCATACCCACAGCCAGTCTCCAACCATCCAG GTCCAGAGTTCTGGTGCTCAATTTCATATTTTGAGATGGATATCCAGGTGGGGGAGATGTTTAAAGTGCTGGCTAACTGTCCCATGGTAACTGTGGATGGTTACGTAGATCCATCAGGAGGAGATCGCTTCTGCCTGGGGCAGCTCAGCAATGTGCACCGCACGGATGCCAGCGAGAGGGCACG GCTCCACATCGGTAAGGGCGTGCAGCTGGAGTGTCGTGGGGAGGGGGATGTGTGGATGCGCTGTCTGAGTGACCATGCTGTCTTTGTTCAAAGCTACTACCTGGACAGAGAGGCAGGGAGAGCACCTGGAGATGCTGTGCACAAGATCTACCCAGGAGCTTACATAAAG gtgttTGACCTCAGACAGTGCCATAGGCAGATGCAGCAACAGGCAGCGACTGCTCAGGCAGCTGCTGCTGCACAGGCTGCAGCAGTGGCGGGGAACATTCCAGGTCCAGGCAACGTGGGGGGCATTGCTCCTGCTGTCA GTTTCTCTGCGGCAGCAGGTATAGGTGTGGATGACCTGCGACGTCTGTGTATATTGCGCCTGAGCTTCGTGAAGGGCTGGGGGCCAGATTATCCACGACAAAGCATCAAACAAACGCCCTGCTGGGTGGAGGTGCATCTCCACAGAGCCTTGCAGCTGCTAGATGAGGTGCTACACACCATGCCCTTCGCTGACCCTGGTCCTGTTAACTGA
- the chtopb gene encoding chromatin target of PRMT1b isoform X2, translating into MSCLVLKMNPPPTKLYLKSTSSMSLHDRFSSMLKNDQSELNDLGGNGQQIQFASVKNRRLAQQMANRPSVLAALQNVSTLKYRLGKRSIKARLTHPWMRGGLRGMSGHWGRPRGRGAGALLRGTLSLTCMRGLPGVVSDLETHQQHKSISRPRVMLSKGVRGPLRGKGLNSGGCGLFVGHGWGYGRIREDSRPVPTREELDEQLDDYMSMTKSHLDAQLDAYMAEVDSEDLQ; encoded by the exons ATGAGT tgtttggTGTTGAAGATGAATCCTCCTCCTACAAAGCTGTATCTGAAAAGCACCTCTTCCATGTCTTTACATGACCG TTTCAGTAGTATGCTGAAGAATGACCAGTCAGAGCTGAATGACCTCGGAGGTAATGGGCAGCAAATACAGTTTGCTTCAGTGAAGAATCGGCGGCTGGCTCAGCAGATGGCCAACAGGCCCTCGGTGCTTGCTGCCTTGCAGAATGTTTCA ACCCTGAAGTACCGTCTGGGTAAAAGGAGCATTAAGGCAAGGCTGACTCACCCCTGGATGAGAGGAGGGCTGCGTGGGATGTCAGGGCACTGGGGTAGGCcaagaggaagaggagcagGAGCTTTGCTCAGGGGAACACTTTCATTGACAT GCATGAGAGGATTGCCAGGTGTAGTCTCTGATTTAGAGACTCACCAGCAGCACAAATCTATAAGCAGACCAAGAGTGATGTTGAGTAAAGGAGTAAGAGGACCTCTGAGAGGCAAAG gtctgaattcaggagggtgtGGGCTGTTTGTAGGTCATGGCTGGGGTTATGGAAGAATCAGGGAAGATAGTCGCCCTGTCCCCACTCGAGAGGAGCTGGATGAGCAGCTGGATGACTACATGTCTATGACAAAGAGTCACCTCGATGCACAGCTGGATGCATATATGGCTGAAGTGGATTCTGAGGACTTACAGTAA
- the chtopb gene encoding chromatin target of PRMT1b isoform X1, with translation MSLFLQCLVLKMNPPPTKLYLKSTSSMSLHDRFSSMLKNDQSELNDLGGNGQQIQFASVKNRRLAQQMANRPSVLAALQNVSTLKYRLGKRSIKARLTHPWMRGGLRGMSGHWGRPRGRGAGALLRGTLSLTCMRGLPGVVSDLETHQQHKSISRPRVMLSKGVRGPLRGKGLNSGGCGLFVGHGWGYGRIREDSRPVPTREELDEQLDDYMSMTKSHLDAQLDAYMAEVDSEDLQ, from the exons ATGAGT ttgtttctgcagtgtttggTGTTGAAGATGAATCCTCCTCCTACAAAGCTGTATCTGAAAAGCACCTCTTCCATGTCTTTACATGACCG TTTCAGTAGTATGCTGAAGAATGACCAGTCAGAGCTGAATGACCTCGGAGGTAATGGGCAGCAAATACAGTTTGCTTCAGTGAAGAATCGGCGGCTGGCTCAGCAGATGGCCAACAGGCCCTCGGTGCTTGCTGCCTTGCAGAATGTTTCA ACCCTGAAGTACCGTCTGGGTAAAAGGAGCATTAAGGCAAGGCTGACTCACCCCTGGATGAGAGGAGGGCTGCGTGGGATGTCAGGGCACTGGGGTAGGCcaagaggaagaggagcagGAGCTTTGCTCAGGGGAACACTTTCATTGACAT GCATGAGAGGATTGCCAGGTGTAGTCTCTGATTTAGAGACTCACCAGCAGCACAAATCTATAAGCAGACCAAGAGTGATGTTGAGTAAAGGAGTAAGAGGACCTCTGAGAGGCAAAG gtctgaattcaggagggtgtGGGCTGTTTGTAGGTCATGGCTGGGGTTATGGAAGAATCAGGGAAGATAGTCGCCCTGTCCCCACTCGAGAGGAGCTGGATGAGCAGCTGGATGACTACATGTCTATGACAAAGAGTCACCTCGATGCACAGCTGGATGCATATATGGCTGAAGTGGATTCTGAGGACTTACAGTAA
- the chtopb gene encoding chromatin target of PRMT1b isoform X3, with amino-acid sequence MSLFLQCLVLKMNPPPTKLYLKSTSSMSLHDRFSSMLKNDQSELNDLGGNGQQIQFASVKNRRLAQQMANRPSVLAALQNVSTLKYRLGKRSIKARLTHPWMRGGLRGMSGHWGRPRGRGAGALLRGTLSLTCMRGLPGVVSDLETHQQHKSISRPRVMLSKGVRGPLRGKGHGWGYGRIREDSRPVPTREELDEQLDDYMSMTKSHLDAQLDAYMAEVDSEDLQ; translated from the exons ATGAGT ttgtttctgcagtgtttggTGTTGAAGATGAATCCTCCTCCTACAAAGCTGTATCTGAAAAGCACCTCTTCCATGTCTTTACATGACCG TTTCAGTAGTATGCTGAAGAATGACCAGTCAGAGCTGAATGACCTCGGAGGTAATGGGCAGCAAATACAGTTTGCTTCAGTGAAGAATCGGCGGCTGGCTCAGCAGATGGCCAACAGGCCCTCGGTGCTTGCTGCCTTGCAGAATGTTTCA ACCCTGAAGTACCGTCTGGGTAAAAGGAGCATTAAGGCAAGGCTGACTCACCCCTGGATGAGAGGAGGGCTGCGTGGGATGTCAGGGCACTGGGGTAGGCcaagaggaagaggagcagGAGCTTTGCTCAGGGGAACACTTTCATTGACAT GCATGAGAGGATTGCCAGGTGTAGTCTCTGATTTAGAGACTCACCAGCAGCACAAATCTATAAGCAGACCAAGAGTGATGTTGAGTAAAGGAGTAAGAGGACCTCTGAGAGGCAAAG GTCATGGCTGGGGTTATGGAAGAATCAGGGAAGATAGTCGCCCTGTCCCCACTCGAGAGGAGCTGGATGAGCAGCTGGATGACTACATGTCTATGACAAAGAGTCACCTCGATGCACAGCTGGATGCATATATGGCTGAAGTGGATTCTGAGGACTTACAGTAA
- the chtopb gene encoding chromatin target of PRMT1b isoform X4 produces MNPPPTKLYLKSTSSMSLHDRFSSMLKNDQSELNDLGGNGQQIQFASVKNRRLAQQMANRPSVLAALQNVSTLKYRLGKRSIKARLTHPWMRGGLRGMSGHWGRPRGRGAGALLRGTLSLTCMRGLPGVVSDLETHQQHKSISRPRVMLSKGVRGPLRGKGLNSGGCGLFVGHGWGYGRIREDSRPVPTREELDEQLDDYMSMTKSHLDAQLDAYMAEVDSEDLQ; encoded by the exons ATGAATCCTCCTCCTACAAAGCTGTATCTGAAAAGCACCTCTTCCATGTCTTTACATGACCG TTTCAGTAGTATGCTGAAGAATGACCAGTCAGAGCTGAATGACCTCGGAGGTAATGGGCAGCAAATACAGTTTGCTTCAGTGAAGAATCGGCGGCTGGCTCAGCAGATGGCCAACAGGCCCTCGGTGCTTGCTGCCTTGCAGAATGTTTCA ACCCTGAAGTACCGTCTGGGTAAAAGGAGCATTAAGGCAAGGCTGACTCACCCCTGGATGAGAGGAGGGCTGCGTGGGATGTCAGGGCACTGGGGTAGGCcaagaggaagaggagcagGAGCTTTGCTCAGGGGAACACTTTCATTGACAT GCATGAGAGGATTGCCAGGTGTAGTCTCTGATTTAGAGACTCACCAGCAGCACAAATCTATAAGCAGACCAAGAGTGATGTTGAGTAAAGGAGTAAGAGGACCTCTGAGAGGCAAAG gtctgaattcaggagggtgtGGGCTGTTTGTAGGTCATGGCTGGGGTTATGGAAGAATCAGGGAAGATAGTCGCCCTGTCCCCACTCGAGAGGAGCTGGATGAGCAGCTGGATGACTACATGTCTATGACAAAGAGTCACCTCGATGCACAGCTGGATGCATATATGGCTGAAGTGGATTCTGAGGACTTACAGTAA